The Paenibacillus sp. G2S3 region GCTGTAACCATTATTATTGGAATATCCTTAAGATGTTCGTATTGTTGTACAACACGACATGCCTCGATTCCATCCATTTCCGGCATCATCATATCCAGTAAAATCAGATCGATATCTGACATCCAAGGACGTCCATCTTCATTCACAGAACCGATTCCCAGCCGCGCAAGCATCTCTTTTGCAGAGGACGCGGTTACGAAATTTCGGTAATCTTCTTTTTTCAGGATTTCACGGATAATGATAACATTAGTCGGATTGTCATCTACGATTAAGATTCTCATCATCTTCACCTCACGAATAGTATTTCGACCGTAAAATTCTGCGACTCATTACCTATATCATACGCTATTTAAATCTATTTTTTCTATTTATATAATATGTAAATATAGTAATAGGTTCATTTACGTCTTCAGCAAAGTAACCTCCCGAACCACTACACCTAGTGGTTCGGGAGGTTACTCTATGGTAAGACAGCCCCTACTTATTAACCTAAATAATCAAAAGTGAATCACATTAAGATGAAATGCTATCAAATAAATCAATTCCTTCAAATTCACCATCCAAATTCCGATATATTTTGAGCGCATTATTTCCTCTCATATATACGTCACCATCTTCAGCTATAAAGTACGGCTTACCCAAGGAAGATTGTACATTATCCTTCAAGGGATCAATTTCAACTCCATTCACTTGTAGACCGAACTGCTGTGCTTGAGAAGGTGAGACATTCACATATAGTACAAATCCCTCGCCAACACCCACTGTCACATCTGCGTATTGGTACTCCTCTGTCCCTAGCAATGGATCATTTGTTACCGTAAGCGGATTGCCCTTGGTCAGAAGCAGTTCTTCCTTTGTGGCATATAAAGCAACTCCTTGCAGCGAATCAAACCGATTGATAAAAGGGCTGGTTACTGAAGTATGCTCAAAGGCCAGAACAGACTTAGGCTGTTCAATAAAATTTGAGATAGGCGCCATCTGTGGAGACGCATCAAAGTATGTGGTAAGAAGACTAAACAAAAGTATGATCATGTTCATGTTGTTGTCCCACCTTTCTTATCTGCAGCCGCCATTTACAGAAGCCTTGCTGCCTTAACTTTAATGACGGAATTTTTTCCAAAGAGTTGCAGCTACATCTACACTTTTTAACACAGTAGCTATTTTCCCCGGTGCTTTCTCGTTATTAACAGCATCATAGGAGTTAATCGTACGTTCCTCGGCTGGAGTCAGTGGAGCTTCTTTAATAGATACTCCCTTACGTTTCTCCCTAAGTTCATGCGATTTACGATATCTCTCAATCACAGTTACTGATACTTGCTTGACGGTTAAGGTTAACTCATTCATAACATCCCCCAAATTCTTCACAGAATCTATAACGGGATCAATCTTTTGGACCTTGTTCTGTACATCAGCGGTAATTTCATTTGCATGTCTGACTGTAGTTTTCACTTCATAAGTAAGCTCATCCATCGTCTTCTGCACTTCCACCAAAGTCTGGCTTACTTTGTCGAGAGATTCCTTCGCTGACTGCAAAGTCTTAATTAGAAAGAAAACAAGTATTGCGAATGCGATAGCAACGAGAGCTACACTGAGTTCAATGATCATATTCATAACCCCTTCCAAATCTCATAAATAGTGGCTAATCAGCCTTGTATACTGCATAGTTACCCCTACTACCATAGACCGAAACAATCTGTCGAGCGTTGTCAAAACTCTCTGCTCCCCTTTGTTTCAGAATCAAAGTCCCCGTTTATACAATGACTACAAATCAAAAAAAGGATAGGTGATATGTAATGTTAAAATGGTCCGCAATTCTACTAGTTGTAGCTGTAATCGCTGGAATCTTTGGTTTCTTCAATCTTGTAGCAGCCGCTGCAGGTCTTGCAAAGATACTATTCTTCGTCTTCTTAGTTCTGTTTGTTGTTTCCCTCTTCACGGGACGCAGAGGTAGATCGATGTAGCCTCCTCCCATATCTATCCATATATCTTATTCATCATGCAGAAAGTATAGGTCATTCCCACACAGATGTCACTTGAGAAAATAAGAAAATGTTATGAAGTTAGATCATACTAAGGAGGAACTAAACATGAAAAAACTTGCCAGCCTTACAGTAGCCTTGGGACTTATGGCTTCCCTTGCAGCTACAGCATCAGCCGCAGAGGTAACTGGGACAACTACAGATTCTACGACCGTATCTGGAAGCACTTACACTAATTCCTTCGAAACAATCATTACACCAACGGACATTGTTCCAGCCACACCACAAATTGTTCTTACTGAAAAAACAGCTTTCCATTTTTCAGTTGGCAGTATGATTCCTGCAGGCTGGCTTAGCGCTCAAACGCTTGACACCACAGGTGAAGTGATTACGGATACTTGGGGCAATGAATGGAGAGAAATATACACTTGGCTCGGAAAAGCGTGGGTAAAGGTTCCTGCCGCTGCCAATGTAATTATGTAATTAGTACAGAAAAGATGACAACAAGCATAAACGCCTTCGGCATCCCTATAAGGACGGCAAGTGTTTAAGCGAGAAATATAAGGATAATTTATAGCACGGAACATATAAATTCTTATATTTACAAAAAGCTACCCCCTCAGTAGATCATTCCACTGAGAGGGTAGCTTTTGCGCTTACGCCCGCCTTTGTTCACCCGTCACAAACATGCGATGCTGCCGCTTCTGTATACCTATATAATTATCGGATGACCGATCCCCCGAAAAGGAAACGATTCGTCCAAGAAGCGCTTAACTTATCTACTTTTACTCCGCCTGAAGCTACGGAATACGTATGTAGAATTTGTCCATCTCCCAAATAAATAGCAACATGCGATATTCTTGCCTTGGATTTATCGATCCCTTCATAAGCAGAAGCCGAGTTTCCTTTATAATCCATAAAGAACAATAAATCGCCACGTTTCAGACCGGAAGTAGACGTAACCACCTTACTATTCGTTTTCACCCAATCTCCCTGTTGACGGGAATCAGCAGGTAGTTTGAGATTCGCAGCATCCATGAAAATTTGCCGGATAAAATCAGAACAATCAAAGGTGCTTGTATCATTTCTGCTGGATCCAAACTCATAAGGTGTCCCAAGATAGCTCATACCTGCTGAGATTACACTCTCGATTTGGGTGGAAGCCCCAGGTGTTGAAGTAGGTGGAATTGGTGCTGGTGGTGTAGGTGTTGGCGTTACCGTCCCTGTTCCCCCGTTACCAGCGAATGAAGTATATTGATCACTTGAGCTTATATATCCAATGCTACCATCAGAGGTTTGAATTTGATACCAGGAGCTGTTCGGCTGTGCCAGAAGCTGTACTTGTTCCCCCTTCTTCAGAAGTCTCAGTACTTTTCCGCTTGTAGAAGGAGTAGTTCGAAGATTGACTCCGTACTTAATGGTTCCCGTTTGTGCTGATGGTGCTGTTGGTGAACCTACTGAAGATGAAATTACGCTGATATACTTATCATCTGTACTTGTATAGCCTACGGATCCATCTGCTGCTTTCACCTGATACCAATAGCTATTCGGTTGCGCCACAATCTGCACTTGATCTCCCTTTTGCAAATACTTCACTACTTCTCCACTTGTAGAAGGTGTGCTGCGAAGGCGAACACTTGCCTCGATGACCGCCGTTTGACCGGCTGCTACCGCCATAACTGAATTTGATGGACTTGAGGCTGCTGCTGCATTTCCAGGAGCAGATACTCCTAAACCTGCAACAATTGCAGCTGAAACCAATAAGGATGCTGTTAATTGCTTATGTGATTTAATCATACGTTCCCCCAATACCATGATGAGATTTCAACAAAGGTGTGTACTACATTCCTTTATGCCCTCATTATAGGCTTGCCCGGGATTTGGAACATGCTCCAAATTGCACATATAATCATGCCACTTTATGGTAAAATGCAGGACTAAAGTCTTGAATCCTCCTTGAATATGTTTGTTTTTTCCTTAAAATAGAATTTTTCAAATTTAATCTTTAGGTTCCACGTGCACCTGCACATTCATAATATTGTGAAGCTTGCTCATTCTCTCTTCAATAGAATCACTGATCCTATGACCTTCCACCACTGTAATATTCGCATCTACCTCCACTACGACATCCACGTGCACATGATTTCCATGAACCCGTGCCTTCACATCTTTTATCCCCTCTACTCCGGGCGTTCGAGCAATCGTACTACGTAGATCCATCAACCGATCCTCATCAAAGCCATCCGTAAGCCGGTAGGTCGAGTCACGAAAAATATCCCATGCTGTCTTAGAGATAATCAGTCCGACAACTACTGCCGCGGCGGAATCAATCCATGGCAGTCCGAACTGAGCACCCACAATCCCAACAGCAGCCCCTATACTAACCATAGCATCCGAAAAATTATCTTTCGCCGCTGCCATGAGTGCACTACTATTTATCTGCTTAGCCAGCCTTTTGTTGTATATGTATACTCCCATCATTGCTACTGCACACACTAGAGCCACACCAGCAGACCATAGCTGCGGGGTTTCCTTTGCACGATCGAAAAAGGACCGCACCGCCTCCACAATCACTTGAATACCTACTACCGCCATAATAAAAGAAGCCAACAATGCAGCTACTGTCTCTGCCCGAAAATGTCCATAAGCATGGTCAGAGTCAGGTGGCTTCCGCGAAATCTTTAGACCAACCAACACGGCTGCAGATGCTACTATGTCAGTTAAATTATTGACTCCATCCGCGACCAATGCACTAGAGGCGAATAGATAACCGCTAACCAGCTTGAATGTCGATAAAATGAGGTAAGCCGCTATACTAACCCAAGCGCCACGCTCGCCTTTACGTATATCTTCGTAAATATCAACCATTTTGGCTATCTCCTCGTTTTCTGTTTTGTAGAAAAGAATTCTTTCAATTATTCTTGCCCTTGTAGCAGCATTTAAAAACAATTAGAATAAAGTGAAGGACTTGCTTCAAAGGAGGTTATCATAATGAGCGAAAACATTGAAAAAGGAAAAATCAATTTAGCTGAAGCTATCCGGCAAAAGCTGGAGCAAAAGAAACAACAATCTTCCTCCAAACCTGGATCAACTTTCCAGGCCGGCTCCGCTAAACCACTAAAAAGTCAGAATAACAAAAAGCCTAACAACCAACGCCGTCGTACCGGCGGATCCTAGTACTATCTTATAAACATAAAAGGCTGCGTATCCCTAAGGGACAACGCAGCCTTTTATGCGTTCGTCTGCCTTAAAAGATGGGCTAGAACTCATCAAATTCATAACTGATTCTCTTTATTACGAAGCAGCCTCGCCATGCCTCACTATAAAAATAGTTCCAACCACATGATTCACCTGCCGTTGGCTTCTCAAAATCGAAATTATAAAGACAGCTACCCTAATCCTATTAGGATTAGAGTAGCTGTTTAACAGGTTCCTTCCGCAAAGCGGAAAGTAAATATTATACTTCTACAGGATACATGCGTTGGCGCATTTCCTTAATTTCAGGATTCTCTAAATACTCATCGTAAGTCATCGTGCGATCAATTACACCTGTAGGTGTGATCTCGATGATACGGTTAGCAATCGTTTGGATGAACTGATGGTCATGGGAAGTGAAGAGAATAGTCCCGTCGAAATCGATCAGTCCGTTATTCAGTGCCGTAATGGATTCTAGATCCAAGTGATTGGTAGGTTCATCGAATACAAGCACGTTCGCACCGTTGAGCATCATCTTCGCCAACATACAGCGAACCTTCTCGCCCCCGGATAGTACACTTGCTTTCTTCAGTGCTTCTTCTCCGGCGAACAGCATACGACCCAAGAATCCACGGAGGAATGTCTCATCCTGATCTTTGGAGTACTGGCGTAACCATTCTACAAGATTCATATCCACACCATCGAAATAGCTGGAGTTGTCTTTCGGGAAATAAGCTTGAGTTGTAGTGACTCCCCATGCATATTCACCCGCGTCCGCTTCCTGCTCACCCATGATCACATCAAACAGAAGTGATTTAGGCTGGGAGTAAGGACCCACAAAAGCAATCTTATCGCCTTTATTAACTACAAAGCTAATTTCATCAAGAACCTTCTCACCTTCAACCGATTTGGTCAATCCGCTGATCGTCAGAAGCTGCTTACCTGCTTCACGTTCAGGTTTGAAGTTGAGGAACGGATATTTACGGTTAGATGGACGAATGTCATCCAACGTAATTTTCTCGAGTTGTTTCTTACGAGAAGTCGCCTGTTT contains the following coding sequences:
- a CDS encoding cation diffusion facilitator family transporter; translated protein: MVDIYEDIRKGERGAWVSIAAYLILSTFKLVSGYLFASSALVADGVNNLTDIVASAAVLVGLKISRKPPDSDHAYGHFRAETVAALLASFIMAVVGIQVIVEAVRSFFDRAKETPQLWSAGVALVCAVAMMGVYIYNKRLAKQINSSALMAAAKDNFSDAMVSIGAAVGIVGAQFGLPWIDSAAAVVVGLIISKTAWDIFRDSTYRLTDGFDEDRLMDLRSTIARTPGVEGIKDVKARVHGNHVHVDVVVEVDANITVVEGHRISDSIEERMSKLHNIMNVQVHVEPKD
- a CDS encoding DUF1328 family protein encodes the protein MLKWSAILLVVAVIAGIFGFFNLVAAAAGLAKILFFVFLVLFVVSLFTGRRGRSM
- a CDS encoding SH3 domain-containing C40 family peptidase, which codes for MIKSHKQLTASLLVSAAIVAGLGVSAPGNAAAASSPSNSVMAVAAGQTAVIEASVRLRSTPSTSGEVVKYLQKGDQVQIVAQPNSYWYQVKAADGSVGYTSTDDKYISVISSSVGSPTAPSAQTGTIKYGVNLRTTPSTSGKVLRLLKKGEQVQLLAQPNSSWYQIQTSDGSIGYISSSDQYTSFAGNGGTGTVTPTPTPPAPIPPTSTPGASTQIESVISAGMSYLGTPYEFGSSRNDTSTFDCSDFIRQIFMDAANLKLPADSRQQGDWVKTNSKVVTSTSGLKRGDLLFFMDYKGNSASAYEGIDKSKARISHVAIYLGDGQILHTYSVASGGVKVDKLSASWTNRFLFGGSVIR
- a CDS encoding DUF948 domain-containing protein, with amino-acid sequence MNMIIELSVALVAIAFAILVFFLIKTLQSAKESLDKVSQTLVEVQKTMDELTYEVKTTVRHANEITADVQNKVQKIDPVIDSVKNLGDVMNELTLTVKQVSVTVIERYRKSHELREKRKGVSIKEAPLTPAEERTINSYDAVNNEKAPGKIATVLKSVDVAATLWKKFRH